From one Bacteroides intestinalis DSM 17393 genomic stretch:
- a CDS encoding alpha-L-rhamnosidase-related protein encodes MNKRLKLIAGIFWITTINCYAQIKEFDPLLDSKVTVIPAPSQEEWNSNYMWYPGQLAAFYQQQSAKISKERCVNVGYPGKFFAKNNRAYFKREIKLHKENNLRWEGPSDIILYVNGIKQSTTNKQITLPAGKSSLLFEVITNDSLPCIILKGDGMENPNEWQVSMDKNYWSIPESASMYNKPATRPDAPQNIIAQIKPQEILPMRNAKTIGTDGVQIGKNGYALIDFFHLEIGTLTFQAKGKGTVTVRVGETPEEALERDDKKLEQYPLPPIKLSETGSVISIPERALRYASLECDEGAEITSLKFDASMWPVEYQMQFETDDEYINNLFKMSSATLHTSMHRFYLDGVKRDFLPWSMDALVSTLGGDYLFGDQQVSKNGISIALMPLNPKLSDIGIPDYPLHALFGLKQNYLRFGDLTTSLQYKDRITQLLDFYASIVDENGFVHGNYGDRQFGYTPGWSTYNGPARKGVAAYAQIMLYYNYMTGAYFANLWKEKVLASRYSKLAQDLKRKIFKHFWDDERKAFINGTMNDGTTIDKRISHHAQYWAILADIFPKEHYDNLFENILPNLPHYYTTVSYEKGYEFLAYAKAGRVKELWDFMYRVFGDWMDQGHTRFPENFQTEASRAKQLEFYRRPYGLSLCHGANGVPAVVGALNGLIGFSQSAEKPNEYTIKPELLHLGWITSRIPVKEGFISVKLNATGESTIEIPNGCIVKVITKGEGKPLTLRKPGTYKFKLID; translated from the coding sequence ATGAATAAAAGACTAAAATTAATAGCAGGCATTTTTTGGATAACCACCATTAATTGTTATGCTCAAATCAAAGAATTCGACCCCCTATTAGACTCTAAAGTCACGGTAATCCCAGCACCTTCCCAGGAAGAATGGAACAGTAATTATATGTGGTATCCGGGACAATTAGCCGCCTTCTATCAACAACAATCAGCCAAAATTTCCAAAGAACGCTGTGTGAACGTAGGATACCCGGGAAAGTTCTTTGCTAAAAACAACCGCGCTTATTTCAAAAGAGAAATAAAATTGCACAAGGAAAATAATCTTCGTTGGGAAGGCCCATCCGATATTATCCTTTACGTCAATGGAATAAAACAATCCACAACTAATAAGCAGATAACACTGCCCGCAGGTAAATCTTCCCTTTTATTTGAAGTGATAACGAACGATTCTTTGCCTTGCATTATACTAAAAGGTGACGGTATGGAAAATCCAAATGAATGGCAAGTCAGTATGGATAAAAACTACTGGAGCATTCCTGAGAGTGCCTCCATGTATAATAAGCCCGCCACTCGACCAGATGCTCCTCAAAACATAATCGCTCAAATCAAGCCACAAGAAATTCTTCCAATGCGTAATGCCAAAACCATTGGAACAGATGGAGTACAAATCGGCAAGAACGGCTATGCTTTGATAGACTTTTTTCATCTGGAAATCGGTACTCTCACTTTTCAGGCAAAGGGAAAAGGCACTGTAACCGTACGAGTAGGTGAAACTCCGGAAGAAGCTCTGGAAAGAGATGACAAGAAGCTGGAACAATACCCGTTGCCTCCCATCAAATTGTCAGAAACAGGCAGTGTCATCAGCATACCTGAACGTGCACTCAGATATGCTTCTCTTGAATGTGATGAAGGTGCTGAAATTACTTCCCTAAAATTTGATGCCTCCATGTGGCCGGTAGAATATCAGATGCAGTTTGAAACGGATGATGAGTACATCAACAATCTGTTCAAAATGAGTAGCGCTACACTTCACACCAGTATGCACCGCTTCTATCTGGATGGAGTGAAACGTGATTTCCTCCCCTGGTCGATGGATGCACTGGTCAGCACACTGGGAGGCGACTACCTGTTCGGTGATCAACAGGTTTCAAAAAACGGAATATCCATAGCACTGATGCCGCTTAACCCCAAACTATCCGATATAGGTATACCCGACTATCCGCTCCACGCACTATTTGGGTTAAAGCAGAATTACCTGCGTTTCGGAGATTTAACAACCTCCCTCCAATACAAAGACCGGATTACCCAACTGCTTGACTTTTATGCTTCCATCGTTGATGAGAACGGATTTGTGCATGGTAACTATGGTGACAGACAGTTCGGTTATACTCCGGGATGGTCTACCTACAATGGTCCTGCGCGAAAAGGTGTGGCTGCTTATGCACAGATCATGTTGTATTACAATTACATGACAGGTGCTTACTTTGCCAACTTATGGAAAGAGAAAGTACTTGCAAGCAGATACAGTAAGCTGGCACAAGATTTAAAGAGAAAGATATTCAAACACTTCTGGGATGATGAAAGAAAAGCATTCATCAATGGCACGATGAATGACGGCACCACTATTGACAAGCGAATTTCACATCATGCACAATATTGGGCTATCCTGGCAGATATATTTCCGAAAGAACATTATGACAATTTATTCGAGAATATCCTTCCCAATTTGCCTCACTATTATACCACTGTCAGCTATGAAAAAGGATATGAATTCCTAGCATATGCCAAGGCAGGACGGGTAAAGGAGTTATGGGATTTCATGTACCGTGTATTCGGCGATTGGATGGATCAAGGACATACCCGCTTTCCCGAAAACTTCCAGACAGAGGCTTCAAGAGCCAAGCAACTGGAGTTTTACAGACGTCCTTACGGTTTAAGCCTTTGCCACGGTGCCAACGGAGTGCCTGCGGTAGTAGGCGCCTTAAACGGCCTCATTGGTTTCAGCCAATCGGCAGAAAAGCCCAATGAATACACCATTAAACCTGAACTTTTACATCTCGGATGGATAACCTCAAGGATTCCCGTCAAAGAAGGCTTTATCAGTGTAAAACTGAATGCAACCGGTGAAAGTACAATCGAAATTCCCAATGGTTGTATAGTTAAGGTTATCACCAAAGGAGAAGGTAAGCCATTAACATTAAGGAAGCCAGGTACATACAAATTCAAATTAATTGATTAA
- a CDS encoding sulfatase-like hydrolase/transferase: protein MKKSLLASSLCATGIILPQIIFASDKNGEVSPDKPNIIFILADDMGYGDLSCYGNQYVKTPNIDRLAETGTRFNQCYAGSGISSPSRCALMTGKNTGNTRIRDNMCTAGGIAGVKINPNGDSTIVRRANLLQQDTTIATVLSAAGYRTCLVNKWHLDGYDKKASPNHRGFDEFYGWTISTVHSNSPYYYPYYRFHGDSLINIPENANGKHGIHNNDLSTNDAIAFIQRNKDHPFFLYLAFDAPHEPYNIDQTGWYEGQETWEPDTKRYASLITHMDAAIGRLLDKLEQLNLRKNTLIIFASDNGAAIQAPIKVLNCNAGFKGRKGMLYEGGIRVPFIVNQPGKVPVQTLDNIIYFPDVMPTLAALAEGTEFLPEYINGINILPLFHGKQIDTDNRLLYWEFPGKQRAARKGDWKCVTIKPNQPLELYNLKEDPEETTNLADKYPEMVREFDQEMQKMHIPTPNWPQPGEVF, encoded by the coding sequence ATGAAAAAGAGTCTTCTTGCCAGCAGCCTATGTGCTACTGGCATAATATTACCGCAAATAATCTTTGCCAGTGACAAGAATGGAGAAGTAAGCCCTGATAAACCGAACATCATTTTCATCTTAGCTGATGATATGGGATATGGCGACTTGTCCTGTTATGGAAATCAATATGTGAAAACTCCGAATATTGATCGATTAGCCGAAACAGGAACACGGTTTAACCAATGCTATGCAGGAAGCGGCATCAGTTCGCCATCAAGATGCGCATTGATGACAGGCAAAAACACAGGAAATACCCGTATAAGGGATAATATGTGTACAGCCGGGGGAATTGCCGGAGTCAAGATAAATCCGAATGGTGATTCTACCATCGTCCGAAGAGCCAATCTGTTGCAACAAGACACGACCATCGCCACCGTACTGAGTGCGGCAGGCTACCGTACTTGCCTGGTTAACAAATGGCATTTGGACGGCTATGACAAAAAGGCCTCACCCAATCATCGCGGATTCGACGAGTTTTATGGGTGGACTATCTCTACCGTGCACAGCAATTCTCCTTATTATTATCCCTATTACCGCTTTCACGGCGACTCGCTCATCAATATCCCTGAAAATGCAAACGGGAAACATGGCATCCACAACAATGACTTGAGCACCAATGATGCCATTGCCTTCATTCAAAGAAACAAAGACCACCCATTCTTCCTATACTTAGCATTCGATGCCCCCCATGAACCTTATAACATTGATCAAACAGGTTGGTACGAAGGACAGGAAACATGGGAACCGGACACCAAACGTTACGCCTCGCTAATCACCCACATGGACGCTGCCATCGGACGATTACTGGACAAGCTGGAGCAGCTCAACCTGCGGAAGAACACTCTGATTATTTTTGCCTCGGACAATGGAGCTGCCATTCAAGCCCCCATTAAAGTTTTGAATTGCAACGCAGGTTTCAAAGGCCGGAAAGGAATGCTCTACGAAGGAGGAATCAGAGTGCCTTTCATCGTGAACCAACCCGGGAAAGTACCTGTACAGACACTTGACAACATCATCTATTTTCCTGATGTAATGCCTACATTAGCTGCATTGGCTGAGGGTACGGAATTTTTGCCGGAGTATATCAACGGCATAAACATCTTACCTCTCTTTCATGGGAAACAGATTGATACGGATAACCGTTTACTATATTGGGAATTCCCGGGCAAACAACGTGCCGCCAGAAAAGGAGATTGGAAATGTGTAACCATCAAACCTAACCAACCTTTAGAATTGTATAACTTGAAAGAGGATCCGGAAGAAACCACCAACCTTGCAGACAAGTACCCTGAAATGGTAAGAGAGTTCGATCAAGAAATGCAAAAAATGCACATACCTACACCAAACTGGCCTCAGCCGGGAGAAGTATTCTGA
- a CDS encoding alpha-galactosidase D — translation MKKHVITGSLLALILATSCTPTHEKKAPESFPPPLMGWSSWNTYHVNINEELIKKQADALVTHGLKDAGYLYINVDDGFFGWRDETGKMHAHPERFPNGMRPISDYIHSLGLKAGIYSDAGDNTCGSIYDDDANGVGSGLYGHEQQDIDLYLKEWNYDFIKIDYCGGRELGLDEEKRYATICEAIKNTGRTDVSINICRWAFPGTWAKSMARSWRISPDIRPRWESVKNIIRKNLYLSAYAGEGHYNDMDMLEVGRGLKQEEEEVHFGMWCIMSSPLLIGCDMTTIPEASLALLKNKELIALNQDPLGLQAYVVQHEAEEYVLVKDLEQKRGLVRAVALYNPSDTVCNFNVPFEKLEMGGTVKVRDVIQCKDLGDMTDTIRLSVSPHSVAIWRLEAEKRLEPTFYEAEWAYLPCYDDLGKNPKQIFYAASPACSGKMKVSNIGGSEENIAEWKEVYSEKGGEYDMTIYYSCDKNRKLEVSVNETKTEIKDLNSGNKEKVTSVTIPVTLVAGNNVIRMGNNFGWAPDIDCFKLSKRQ, via the coding sequence ATGAAAAAACATGTTATAACAGGAAGCCTTCTGGCTCTTATACTCGCTACAAGTTGTACACCAACCCATGAAAAAAAAGCGCCGGAATCCTTTCCACCACCCCTGATGGGTTGGAGTTCCTGGAACACCTATCATGTGAATATCAACGAAGAGCTGATAAAGAAACAAGCGGATGCGTTAGTTACTCATGGGTTGAAAGATGCCGGTTATCTATATATTAATGTGGATGACGGATTTTTCGGCTGGAGAGATGAAACAGGAAAGATGCATGCACATCCCGAACGTTTTCCTAACGGCATGAGACCTATATCCGACTATATCCATTCATTAGGTCTGAAAGCAGGTATCTATTCGGATGCAGGCGACAACACCTGCGGTTCTATTTACGACGATGATGCCAATGGAGTTGGCTCCGGTCTCTACGGGCACGAGCAACAGGATATAGACCTTTATCTGAAAGAATGGAACTATGACTTCATCAAGATAGATTATTGCGGTGGTAGAGAATTAGGGCTTGATGAAGAAAAGCGTTACGCAACCATTTGCGAAGCAATCAAGAATACCGGACGCACCGATGTTTCCATTAATATTTGCCGATGGGCTTTCCCTGGTACTTGGGCAAAAAGCATGGCGCGTTCCTGGCGCATCAGTCCGGATATACGTCCCCGCTGGGAATCCGTGAAGAATATTATCCGAAAGAATCTCTATTTATCAGCTTATGCCGGTGAAGGGCATTATAATGACATGGATATGCTGGAAGTCGGTCGCGGATTGAAGCAGGAAGAGGAAGAAGTACATTTTGGAATGTGGTGTATCATGAGCTCGCCCCTGCTTATCGGTTGCGATATGACAACCATTCCCGAAGCTTCATTAGCTTTGCTGAAGAATAAGGAGTTGATAGCACTGAATCAGGATCCGTTAGGACTGCAAGCATACGTGGTACAGCATGAGGCTGAAGAGTATGTACTGGTGAAAGACCTTGAACAAAAACGGGGACTTGTGCGTGCTGTTGCTTTATATAATCCATCAGATACGGTATGCAACTTCAATGTACCTTTCGAAAAATTGGAAATGGGTGGAACGGTAAAAGTTCGCGATGTGATACAATGCAAGGATTTGGGAGATATGACAGACACCATCCGGTTATCAGTTTCCCCACATAGCGTTGCAATATGGAGATTGGAAGCAGAGAAGCGTCTGGAACCGACTTTCTATGAGGCAGAATGGGCCTATTTACCTTGTTATGATGACTTGGGCAAGAACCCTAAACAAATATTCTATGCTGCATCTCCGGCTTGTTCCGGTAAGATGAAAGTATCAAATATCGGAGGCAGTGAAGAAAATATTGCGGAATGGAAAGAAGTGTACAGTGAGAAAGGGGGCGAATATGATATGACTATTTATTATAGCTGCGACAAAAACAGGAAACTGGAAGTATCTGTAAATGAAACCAAGACAGAAATAAAAGACCTGAATAGCGGCAACAAAGAAAAAGTAACATCCGTAACCATTCCTGTAACTTTAGTAGCCGGTAACAACGTAATCCGTATGGGAAACAACTTCGGATGGGCACCGGATATTGATTGCTTTAAGTTAAGTAAACGACAGTAA
- a CDS encoding glycoside hydrolase family 2 TIM barrel-domain containing protein — protein sequence MKNILITLLSMLIPSSVIMAQYQNVQEKASLVNVPLEKFVSQQKTLFNFDWKFQLVTEENKGTNFAAPALDDSSWRILDLPHDFQFEQPWTKAGGGARGFKPMCEGWYRKSFQADPLWKGKRVVMDFGGIIYLGDVYLNGHKIASTDYGYVGIEADLTPYLHFEKENIVAVYASTGPKKGSRWYTGGGLFRDVYLQVQNPTHIARHGIYITTPEVVSDKATVAVQVEVDGWQKHDVLVRTTVRNPEGKVVGSAHNTMPKHTHQTCTELKLPAITLKNPQLWSCNTPQLYSADVVVVADGMVVDSITEQFGIRKLEFSPEFGFKLNGEKIFLQGNANHHDLGALGAASYDKAIERMMLQLKAFGYNTIRCSHNPYSDSFARIADRVGMLIVDELTDKWSDNDYWGGRRPFTQIWSDLIIEWIKRDRNRPSIILWSLGNELQIREGWAGFRGINDWGITTYRIFNQLVKRFDDSRLTTVAMFPARAGAITRHDKDFDSYLVPPELACATEVASFNYQSDKYTAYLQHKPDLILFQSEAETYKLLEPFYNMDKKRTVGIAYWGSAEYWGESNQWPKKGWNYSFFDHTMHPYPQAYLIKSAFMPAVPEVHIGVVDAAGAESVSWNDVIVGRMALNERWNYEPDSKQSLFTYTNAHSVELLVNGKSIGTQLNDTTKINLRNMIYWKDVPYGNGGSLEAIAHDKNGNEVARHRIESAGKAVALKIEAETPTDWKADGMDLQYINVTAVDKKGRPVWTYNEPLTLQIEGSARLVALDNSDHYTSDLFNGITTKRMHQGRMQIILRSNREAGEVKLKVTSVGLKGTLRLKTIIN from the coding sequence ATGAAAAACATTCTTATTACTTTACTATCAATGCTTATTCCAAGCAGTGTAATTATGGCACAATATCAAAATGTGCAAGAAAAAGCCTCTTTGGTAAATGTACCTTTAGAAAAATTTGTGTCGCAACAAAAAACACTCTTCAACTTCGATTGGAAATTCCAATTAGTTACAGAAGAAAACAAGGGCACTAATTTCGCTGCTCCTGCATTGGATGATTCCTCCTGGCGTATTCTTGACCTGCCACATGATTTCCAGTTCGAGCAACCCTGGACGAAGGCAGGTGGCGGTGCACGCGGCTTCAAGCCGATGTGTGAAGGATGGTATCGTAAATCTTTCCAAGCAGATCCATTATGGAAAGGAAAACGTGTAGTGATGGATTTCGGGGGAATCATCTACTTAGGTGATGTCTACCTGAATGGACACAAGATAGCCTCAACAGACTACGGATATGTAGGCATTGAAGCAGACCTTACTCCTTATCTGCATTTTGAGAAGGAAAATATAGTAGCAGTATATGCATCTACCGGTCCTAAAAAAGGTTCTCGTTGGTATACAGGTGGCGGATTGTTCCGCGATGTTTATCTGCAAGTTCAAAATCCTACCCATATAGCACGGCACGGGATTTACATTACTACCCCCGAAGTTGTATCGGATAAGGCAACAGTTGCCGTACAAGTGGAAGTAGACGGTTGGCAAAAACATGATGTATTGGTTCGCACCACAGTTCGCAACCCAGAAGGAAAAGTTGTGGGTTCTGCCCATAACACCATGCCCAAACATACCCACCAAACTTGTACTGAGTTAAAGTTGCCTGCAATAACTTTGAAGAACCCACAACTCTGGTCGTGCAATACACCGCAACTGTATAGTGCAGATGTGGTTGTGGTAGCAGATGGTATGGTAGTAGACAGTATTACAGAACAATTCGGTATCCGCAAGTTAGAGTTTTCACCTGAATTTGGTTTCAAACTCAATGGAGAAAAGATATTTCTACAAGGCAATGCCAACCATCATGATCTCGGCGCATTAGGGGCTGCTTCTTACGATAAAGCTATTGAACGCATGATGTTACAGTTGAAAGCTTTCGGTTATAATACAATTCGTTGTTCGCACAATCCCTACAGTGACAGTTTCGCCCGTATTGCAGACCGCGTAGGTATGCTCATTGTAGATGAATTGACAGACAAATGGAGTGATAATGATTATTGGGGTGGACGCCGACCATTCACTCAGATTTGGTCTGACCTGATTATAGAGTGGATAAAACGTGACCGTAACCGTCCGTCAATCATTCTTTGGAGTTTAGGTAACGAATTGCAAATTCGTGAAGGATGGGCAGGTTTTAGAGGGATTAATGATTGGGGCATCACCACCTATCGCATCTTCAATCAATTAGTGAAACGTTTTGATGACAGCCGCCTGACAACAGTTGCAATGTTCCCTGCACGTGCCGGTGCCATCACTCGCCACGACAAAGACTTCGACAGTTACCTTGTTCCGCCCGAACTGGCTTGCGCCACAGAAGTTGCTTCATTCAATTATCAATCGGATAAGTACACTGCTTATCTTCAGCATAAACCAGACCTCATACTGTTTCAAAGTGAAGCCGAGACCTACAAATTACTGGAGCCCTTCTATAACATGGATAAAAAGCGCACAGTAGGTATAGCCTATTGGGGTTCTGCCGAATACTGGGGAGAATCTAACCAATGGCCCAAAAAAGGATGGAATTATTCATTCTTTGACCACACCATGCATCCTTATCCCCAAGCTTATCTTATCAAATCCGCCTTCATGCCAGCTGTTCCGGAAGTACATATTGGTGTAGTAGATGCAGCCGGTGCCGAGAGTGTCAGTTGGAATGACGTGATAGTGGGGCGCATGGCACTTAATGAACGTTGGAATTATGAACCAGACAGCAAACAATCACTCTTCACCTACACCAATGCCCACTCAGTAGAACTATTGGTAAATGGTAAAAGTATAGGCACCCAACTAAACGATACGACAAAGATCAATCTGCGTAATATGATCTATTGGAAAGATGTCCCATATGGCAATGGTGGCTCACTGGAGGCTATTGCCCACGATAAAAATGGAAATGAAGTTGCTCGTCATCGCATTGAAAGTGCAGGAAAAGCTGTAGCACTCAAGATAGAAGCGGAAACACCAACCGACTGGAAAGCCGATGGTATGGACTTGCAATACATCAATGTCACAGCAGTTGATAAAAAAGGACGCCCCGTATGGACATACAACGAACCGCTTACCTTGCAAATAGAAGGTTCTGCCCGGTTAGTAGCATTGGATAACAGCGACCATTATACATCCGATCTTTTCAATGGCATCACTACCAAACGGATGCATCAAGGACGTATGCAAATTATCCTCCGCAGTAATCGGGAAGCAGGTGAAGTGAAACTAAAAGTTACTTCAGTGGGCTTAAAAGGAACTCTTCGCCTGAAAACAATCATCAATTAG